One Brassica oleracea var. oleracea cultivar TO1000 chromosome C7, BOL, whole genome shotgun sequence genomic window carries:
- the LOC106305901 gene encoding adenylate kinase 2, chloroplastic isoform X2, whose product MAGCVNYISPHVTLCSPRASPSLSFSGDSLFRESTKFLRRRSPSITAPRFQVVVAAEKTEPPPLKIMISGAPASGKGTQCELITQKYGLVHISAGDLLRAEITSGSENGRLAKEHMEKGQLVPNEIVVMMVKDRLSQTDAEQNGWLLDGYPRSSSQATALKGFGFHPDLFIVLEVPEDILVERVVGRRLDPVTGKIYHLKYSPPETEEIAARLTQRFDDTEEKAKLRLKTHNQNVSDVLSMYDGITIKIKGNRPKEEVFTQIDTALSEMLQQRNTDPSSLLS is encoded by the exons ATGGCGGGGTGTGTGAACTATATTTCTCCGCACGTGACTCTGTGCTCGCCACGTGCCTCTCCATCCCTCTCCTTTTCCGGAGATTCTCTTTTCCGGGAATCAACCAAATTCCTCCGACGACGATCTCCGTCGATCACCGCCCCCAGATTTCAG GTCGTTGTGGCGGCTGAAAAAACGGAGCCGCCGCCTCTGAAAATAATGATATCAGGAGCTCCTGCTTCGGGTAAAGGTACACAATGCGAGCTCATCACTCAGAAA TATGGTCTGGTGCATATCTCTGCTGGGGATTTGCTGAGAGCTGAGATCACTTCTGGGAGTGAGAATGGACGACTGGCAAAAGAACACATGGAGAAAGGACAGTTGGTCCCTAATGAAATAGTTGTAATGATGGTCAAAGATCGTTTATCACAGACGGATGCTGAGCAAAACGGATGGCTTTTGGATGGATATCCTAGGAGCTCATCGCAGGCTACAGCTCTCAAGGGATTTGGATTCCACCCTGATCTATTCATTGTCCTCGAA GTTCCTGAAGATATTCTAGTTGAAAGAGTTGTTGGGCGTAGACTGGATCCTGTCACAGGAAAGATCTACCACTTGAAGTATTCTCCTCCAGAGACAGAAGAGATCGCTGCTAGACTCACCCAACGTTTTGATGATACCGAAGAGAAG GCAAAGCTGCGGCTGAAGACTCATAACCAAAATGTGAGCGATGTGCTTTCTATGTACGACGGTATAACTATAAAG ATAAAAGGAAACCGTCCGAAGGAGGAAGTGTTTACCCAGATCGATACCGCTCTATCTGAAATGCTTCAACAGAGGAACACCGATCCAAGTTCACTTTTAAGTTGA
- the LOC106305900 gene encoding kinesin-like protein FRA1 isoform X1, whose protein sequence is MESDDCSVKVAVHIRPLIGDERLQGCKDCVTVVSGKPQVQIGSHSFTFDHVYGSTGSPSTEMYQECAAPLVDGLFQGYNATVLAYGQTGSGKTYTMGTGCGDNSSQTGIVPQVMNALFTKIETLKDHIEFQIHVSFIEIHKEEVQDLLDPSTSNKSDTKVAHVPGKPPIQIRESSNGVITLAGSTEVSVTTLKEMAACLDQGSVSRATGSTNMNNQSSRSHAIFTISVEQMRKINNNTDSSENGSLKEEYLCAKLHLVDLAGSERAKRTGSDGMRFKEGVHINKGLLALGNVISALGDEKKRKDGAHVPYRDSKLTRLLQDSLGGNSRTVMIACISPADINAEETLNTLKYANRARNIRNKPVVNRDPVSSEMLKMRQQLEYLQAELSLRNGGSSCAELQVLKERIASLETANEDLCRELHEYRSRCGGVEEPTDKDFKDIQAVDEIVGSVRPDGLKRSLHSIESSNYPMVEATTGDSREVDEEAKEWEHKLLQNSMDKELHELNRRLEEKESEMKLFDDPAALKQHFGKKIAEVEDEKRSVQEERNRLLAEIENLASSDGQAQKLQDVHAQNLKSLEAQIQDLKKKQESQVQLLKQKQKSDDAAKRLQDEIQSIKAQKVQLQHRMKQEAEQFRQWKASREKELLQLRKEGRKSEYERHKLQALNQRQKMVLQRKTEEAAMATKRLKELLEARKSSPREHSGGTNGFATNGQTNEKSLQRWLDHELEVMVNVHEVRHEYEKQSHVRAALAEELAVLRQVDEFAVKGLSPPRGKNGFARASSLSPNARTARISSLENMLEISSNSLVAMASQLSEAEERERAFTSRGRWNQLRSMGEAKNLLQYMFNSLAETRCQLWEKDVEIKEMKDQFKEIVGLLRQSELRRKEAEKEVKLREQAHATSLASSPLGTPPSSVKHLAEDMTTPSPMTVPAQKQLKFTPGIANGKVKDSAAFINTNKKMVPMGQVSMRKLSAIGQQSGKLWRWKRSHHQWIVQFKWKWQKPWRLSEWIRHSDETLLKAKSRHKALPKKIM, encoded by the exons ATGGAATCAGATGATTGCTCTGTTAAAGTTGCTGTCCACATCAGACCGCTCATCGGCGACGAACGGCTTCAAGGTTGTAAAGATTGTGTCACTGTCGTTTCCGGTAAACCTCAG GTACAAATTGGATCACATTCTTTTACGTTCGACCATGTATACGGAAGCACTGGCTCTCCATCTACCGAAATGTATCAAGAATGTGCTGCACCGCTCGTTGACGGCTTATTCCAAGGCTACAACGCCACGGTTCTTGCTTATGGCCAGACTGGTTCCGGTAAAACATACACAATGGGCACAGGCTGCGGAGACAACAGCAGCCAAACAGGGATCGTACCTCAAGTCATGAACGCTCTTTTCACCAAGATTGAGACTCTCAAGGATCATATCGAGTTTCAGATACACGTTTCTTTCATCGAG ATTCATAAAGAAGAGGTGCAAGATTTGCTGGATCCTTCCACTAGTAACAAGTCAGACACTAAGGTAGCACATGTCCCTGGGAAGCCACCGATACAGATCAGAGAATCATCCAACGGTGTTATCACATTAGCTGGATCCACGGAAGTAAGCGTCACTACTCTCAAAGAGATGGCTGCTTGTCTCGATCAAGGCTCGGTCAGCAGAGCTACTGGTAGTACCAACATGAACAATCAGTCAAG TCGTTCACATGCCATTTTCACTATCTCCGTGGAGCAAATGCGCAAGATTAATAATAATACAGATTCTTCTGAAAACGGTAGCTTGAAAGAAGAGTATCTGTGTGCGAAGTTGCACCTTGTAGACCTTGCTGGTTCGGAACGTGCCAAACGAACTGGCTCTGACGGTATGAGATTTAAAGAAG GAGTACACATAAACAAAGGCCTCCTTGCGCTTGGTAATGTCATCAGTGCTCTCGGAGATGAGAAAAAGCGTAAAGATGGTGCCCATGTTCCTTACAGAGACAGTAAACTTACACGGCTTTTGCAG GATTCACTTGGGGGCAACAGCAGAACTGTAATGATAG CTTGCATCAGTCCTGCAGATATTAATGCGGAGGAAACACTTAACACTCTTAAATATGCAAACCGTGCTCGAAACATCCGGAACAAACCTGTT GTTAATAGAGATCCTGTGTCCAGTGAGATGCTAAAAATGCGTCAACAGCTCGAATACTTACAGGCAGAGCTCTCCTTACGTAATGGAGGATCCTCATGTGCAGAGCTTCAG GTTCTTAAGGAAAGGATTGCTTCCCTCGAAACTGCTAATGAAGACCTTTGCCGGGAGCTTCATGAGTACAGAAGTAGATGTGGTGGTGTAGAGGAGCCTACTGACAAAGACTTTAAAGACATACAAGCTGTA GATGAAATCGTCGGTTCGGTTAGACCAGATGGGCTGAAAAGGAGCTTGCACAGTATAGAGTCGTCTAATTATCCCATGGTTGAAGCCACTACAGGTGATTCAAGGGAAGTAGACGAAGAGGCAAAGGAGTGGGAGCACAAGCTCTTGCAGAATAGTATGGACAAAGAGTTGCATGAACTGAACCGCCGTCTAGAGGAAAAAGAG TCTGAAATGAAGCTTTTTGATGATCCGGCTGCGCTAAAGCAACATTTTGGAAAGAAAATTGCAGAGGTGGAGGATGAAAAGAGATCTGTTCAG GAAGAGAGAAACCGTTTGTTAGCTGAAATTGAGAACCTTGCTTCTTCTGATGGCCAAGCACAGAAGCTGCAAGATGTGCATGCTCAGAATCTTAAATCGCTTGAAGCACAGATTCAAGACCTTAAGAAAAAGCAAGAGAGCCAGGTTCAGCTACTGAAGCAGAAGCAAAAGAGTGACGACGCGGCTAAGAGGTTACAAGACGAAATCCAGTCCATCAAGGCCCAAAAG GTCCAGCTGCAGCACAGAATGAAACAAGAAGCAGAACAGTTTCGACAGTGGAAAGCCTCTCGGGAGAAGGAACTTTTGCAG TTACGGAAAGAAGGGAGAAAGAGCGAGTATGAAAGGCATAAGCTGCAAGCTTTAAATCAGCGCCAGAAAATG GTTCTACAGAGGAAGACAGAAGAGGCTGCAATGGCTACCAAGAGGTTAAAAGAGTTGTTGGAAGCTAGGAAGTCTTCTCCTCGTGAACACTCAG GTGGTACAAATGGCTTTGCAACAAATGGTCAG ACCAACGAGAAGTCGTTGCAGCGGTGGCTAGATCATGAGCTGGAAGTCATGGTGAATGTGCATGAAGTACGTCACGAGTACGAGAAACAAAGCCATGT ACGAGCTGCTCTAGCGGAAGAGTTGGCTGTGTTAAGACAAGTTGATGAGTTTGCAGTGAAAGGGTTAAGTCCTCCAAGAGGAAAAAATGGCTTTGCTAG GGCATCATCGTTGTCACCTAATGCAAGGACGGCGAGAATATCTTCGCTTGAGAACATGCTAGAGATATCTTCCAACTCTCTAGTGGCAATGGCGTCACAGCTTTCTGAGGCGGAAGAACGTGAGCGTGCCTTTACAAGCCGTGGCCGTTGGAACCAGCTAAGGTCAATGGGAGAGGCAAAGAACTTGCTTCAGTACATGTTCAACTCTCTTGCGGAAACAAG GTGCCAGTTGTGGGAGAAAGATGTGGAAATAAAAGAAATGAAAGATCAGTTTAAAGAAATTGTTGGCCTTCTGAGGCAGAGTGAGCTGAGAAGGAAAGAAGCTGAAAAGGAGGTTAAGTTAAGGGAGCAAGCACATGCAACTTCCTTAGCTTCATCTCCACTT GGAACCCCACCGAGTTCAGTGAAGCATTTAGCTGAGGACATGACCACACCTTCTCCAATGACTGTGCCAGCACAGAAACAGCTCAAATTCACTCCGGGGATTGCTAACGGCAAAGTGAAAGACTCAGCTGCATTTATTAATACAAACAAGAAG ATGGTACCAATGGGACAAGTATCGATGAGGAAACTATCCGCCATTGGACAACAGAGTGGGAAGCTTTGGAGGTGGAAGAGAAGTCATCACCAGTGGATTGTCCAATTCAAATGGAAGTGGCAAAAGCCATGGAGGCTCTCCGAGTGGATTAGGCACAGTGACGAAACACTTCTCAAGGCTAAATCTCGACATAAGGCTCTGCCTAAGAAGATCATGTGA
- the LOC106305902 gene encoding uncharacterized protein LOC106305902 codes for MHYTMNGDSEAEMMDTDSSKTFVLDKPTTPRDDFLAAARRLVDQGEPSQALQAVVMAMRTQGGDEAVLHILNRTRELYKRRIQETASIDQLASIFAECAITEAQPLGHEPTSTDLFGTKERVTTDARGISILEKSGRSQIMLDAFADGSSFICLQCGGLVSTHRRDEHYAYWCSNM; via the exons ATGCATTACACCATGAACGGTGATTCCGAGGCGGAGATGATGGATACGGACTCGAGTAAGACTTTCGTTCTTGACAAGCCCACCACCCCCAGGGATGATTTCCTCGCCGCCGCTCGGAGGCTCGTCGATCAAGGCGAGCCATCTCAAGCTCTCCAAGCG GTAGTGATGGCAATGAGAACCCAAGGAGGAGATGAGGCGGTCCTTCATATACTCAACCGTACCCGTGAACTTTACAAGCGCCGAATCCAAGAAACAGCTAGTATAGATCAGCTGGCTTCTATATTTGCTGAGTGCGCCATTACAGAAGCACAGCCGCTTGGACACGAGCCAACATCAACGGACTTATTTGGCACCAAAGAAAGAGTTACAACAGATGCTCGTGGCATATCTATTCTGGAAAAGAGCGGGAGGTCGCAGATCATGCTTGATGCCTTTGCTGACGGAAGCAGCTTTATCTGTTTGCAATGCGGTGGTCTGGTGAGCACCCATAGGAGAGATGAACACTATGCGTACTGGTGTAGCAATATGTGA
- the LOC106305901 gene encoding adenylate kinase 2, chloroplastic isoform X1, protein MAGCVNYISPHVTLCSPRASPSLSFSGDSLFRESTKFLRRRSPSITAPRFQVVVAAEKTEPPPLKIMISGAPASGKGTQCELITQKYGLVHISAGDLLRAEITSGSENGRLAKEHMEKGQLVPNEIVVMMVKDRLSQTDAEQNGWLLDGYPRSSSQATALKGFGFHPDLFIVLEVPEDILVERVVGRRLDPVTGKIYHLKYSPPETEEIAARLTQRFDDTEEKVKLRLKTHNQNVSDVLSMYDGITIKIKGNRPKEEVFTQIDTALSEMLQQRNTDPSSLLS, encoded by the exons ATGGCGGGGTGTGTGAACTATATTTCTCCGCACGTGACTCTGTGCTCGCCACGTGCCTCTCCATCCCTCTCCTTTTCCGGAGATTCTCTTTTCCGGGAATCAACCAAATTCCTCCGACGACGATCTCCGTCGATCACCGCCCCCAGATTTCAG GTCGTTGTGGCGGCTGAAAAAACGGAGCCGCCGCCTCTGAAAATAATGATATCAGGAGCTCCTGCTTCGGGTAAAGGTACACAATGCGAGCTCATCACTCAGAAA TATGGTCTGGTGCATATCTCTGCTGGGGATTTGCTGAGAGCTGAGATCACTTCTGGGAGTGAGAATGGACGACTGGCAAAAGAACACATGGAGAAAGGACAGTTGGTCCCTAATGAAATAGTTGTAATGATGGTCAAAGATCGTTTATCACAGACGGATGCTGAGCAAAACGGATGGCTTTTGGATGGATATCCTAGGAGCTCATCGCAGGCTACAGCTCTCAAGGGATTTGGATTCCACCCTGATCTATTCATTGTCCTCGAA GTTCCTGAAGATATTCTAGTTGAAAGAGTTGTTGGGCGTAGACTGGATCCTGTCACAGGAAAGATCTACCACTTGAAGTATTCTCCTCCAGAGACAGAAGAGATCGCTGCTAGACTCACCCAACGTTTTGATGATACCGAAGAGAAG GTAAAACTGCGGCTGAAGACTCATAACCAAAATGTGAGCGATGTGCTTTCTATGTACGACGGTATAACTATAAAG ATAAAAGGAAACCGTCCGAAGGAGGAAGTGTTTACCCAGATCGATACCGCTCTATCTGAAATGCTTCAACAGAGGAACACCGATCCAAGTTCACTTTTAAGTTGA
- the LOC106305900 gene encoding kinesin-like protein FRA1 isoform X2, which translates to MESDDCSVKVAVHIRPLIGDERLQGCKDCVTVVSGKPQVQIGSHSFTFDHVYGSTGSPSTEMYQECAAPLVDGLFQGYNATVLAYGQTGSGKTYTMGTGCGDNSSQTGIVPQVMNALFTKIETLKDHIEFQIHVSFIEIHKEEVQDLLDPSTSNKSDTKVAHVPGKPPIQIRESSNGVITLAGSTEVSVTTLKEMAACLDQGSVSRATGSTNMNNQSSRSHAIFTISVEQMRKINNNTDSSENGSLKEEYLCAKLHLVDLAGSERAKRTGSDGMRFKEGVHINKGLLALGNVISALGDEKKRKDGAHVPYRDSKLTRLLQDSLGGNSRTVMIACISPADINAEETLNTLKYANRARNIRNKPVVNRDPVSSEMLKMRQQLEYLQAELSLRNGGSSCAELQVLKERIASLETANEDLCRELHEYRSRCGGVEEPTDKDFKDIQADEIVGSVRPDGLKRSLHSIESSNYPMVEATTGDSREVDEEAKEWEHKLLQNSMDKELHELNRRLEEKESEMKLFDDPAALKQHFGKKIAEVEDEKRSVQEERNRLLAEIENLASSDGQAQKLQDVHAQNLKSLEAQIQDLKKKQESQVQLLKQKQKSDDAAKRLQDEIQSIKAQKVQLQHRMKQEAEQFRQWKASREKELLQLRKEGRKSEYERHKLQALNQRQKMVLQRKTEEAAMATKRLKELLEARKSSPREHSGGTNGFATNGQTNEKSLQRWLDHELEVMVNVHEVRHEYEKQSHVRAALAEELAVLRQVDEFAVKGLSPPRGKNGFARASSLSPNARTARISSLENMLEISSNSLVAMASQLSEAEERERAFTSRGRWNQLRSMGEAKNLLQYMFNSLAETRCQLWEKDVEIKEMKDQFKEIVGLLRQSELRRKEAEKEVKLREQAHATSLASSPLGTPPSSVKHLAEDMTTPSPMTVPAQKQLKFTPGIANGKVKDSAAFINTNKKMVPMGQVSMRKLSAIGQQSGKLWRWKRSHHQWIVQFKWKWQKPWRLSEWIRHSDETLLKAKSRHKALPKKIM; encoded by the exons ATGGAATCAGATGATTGCTCTGTTAAAGTTGCTGTCCACATCAGACCGCTCATCGGCGACGAACGGCTTCAAGGTTGTAAAGATTGTGTCACTGTCGTTTCCGGTAAACCTCAG GTACAAATTGGATCACATTCTTTTACGTTCGACCATGTATACGGAAGCACTGGCTCTCCATCTACCGAAATGTATCAAGAATGTGCTGCACCGCTCGTTGACGGCTTATTCCAAGGCTACAACGCCACGGTTCTTGCTTATGGCCAGACTGGTTCCGGTAAAACATACACAATGGGCACAGGCTGCGGAGACAACAGCAGCCAAACAGGGATCGTACCTCAAGTCATGAACGCTCTTTTCACCAAGATTGAGACTCTCAAGGATCATATCGAGTTTCAGATACACGTTTCTTTCATCGAG ATTCATAAAGAAGAGGTGCAAGATTTGCTGGATCCTTCCACTAGTAACAAGTCAGACACTAAGGTAGCACATGTCCCTGGGAAGCCACCGATACAGATCAGAGAATCATCCAACGGTGTTATCACATTAGCTGGATCCACGGAAGTAAGCGTCACTACTCTCAAAGAGATGGCTGCTTGTCTCGATCAAGGCTCGGTCAGCAGAGCTACTGGTAGTACCAACATGAACAATCAGTCAAG TCGTTCACATGCCATTTTCACTATCTCCGTGGAGCAAATGCGCAAGATTAATAATAATACAGATTCTTCTGAAAACGGTAGCTTGAAAGAAGAGTATCTGTGTGCGAAGTTGCACCTTGTAGACCTTGCTGGTTCGGAACGTGCCAAACGAACTGGCTCTGACGGTATGAGATTTAAAGAAG GAGTACACATAAACAAAGGCCTCCTTGCGCTTGGTAATGTCATCAGTGCTCTCGGAGATGAGAAAAAGCGTAAAGATGGTGCCCATGTTCCTTACAGAGACAGTAAACTTACACGGCTTTTGCAG GATTCACTTGGGGGCAACAGCAGAACTGTAATGATAG CTTGCATCAGTCCTGCAGATATTAATGCGGAGGAAACACTTAACACTCTTAAATATGCAAACCGTGCTCGAAACATCCGGAACAAACCTGTT GTTAATAGAGATCCTGTGTCCAGTGAGATGCTAAAAATGCGTCAACAGCTCGAATACTTACAGGCAGAGCTCTCCTTACGTAATGGAGGATCCTCATGTGCAGAGCTTCAG GTTCTTAAGGAAAGGATTGCTTCCCTCGAAACTGCTAATGAAGACCTTTGCCGGGAGCTTCATGAGTACAGAAGTAGATGTGGTGGTGTAGAGGAGCCTACTGACAAAGACTTTAAAGACATACAAGCT GATGAAATCGTCGGTTCGGTTAGACCAGATGGGCTGAAAAGGAGCTTGCACAGTATAGAGTCGTCTAATTATCCCATGGTTGAAGCCACTACAGGTGATTCAAGGGAAGTAGACGAAGAGGCAAAGGAGTGGGAGCACAAGCTCTTGCAGAATAGTATGGACAAAGAGTTGCATGAACTGAACCGCCGTCTAGAGGAAAAAGAG TCTGAAATGAAGCTTTTTGATGATCCGGCTGCGCTAAAGCAACATTTTGGAAAGAAAATTGCAGAGGTGGAGGATGAAAAGAGATCTGTTCAG GAAGAGAGAAACCGTTTGTTAGCTGAAATTGAGAACCTTGCTTCTTCTGATGGCCAAGCACAGAAGCTGCAAGATGTGCATGCTCAGAATCTTAAATCGCTTGAAGCACAGATTCAAGACCTTAAGAAAAAGCAAGAGAGCCAGGTTCAGCTACTGAAGCAGAAGCAAAAGAGTGACGACGCGGCTAAGAGGTTACAAGACGAAATCCAGTCCATCAAGGCCCAAAAG GTCCAGCTGCAGCACAGAATGAAACAAGAAGCAGAACAGTTTCGACAGTGGAAAGCCTCTCGGGAGAAGGAACTTTTGCAG TTACGGAAAGAAGGGAGAAAGAGCGAGTATGAAAGGCATAAGCTGCAAGCTTTAAATCAGCGCCAGAAAATG GTTCTACAGAGGAAGACAGAAGAGGCTGCAATGGCTACCAAGAGGTTAAAAGAGTTGTTGGAAGCTAGGAAGTCTTCTCCTCGTGAACACTCAG GTGGTACAAATGGCTTTGCAACAAATGGTCAG ACCAACGAGAAGTCGTTGCAGCGGTGGCTAGATCATGAGCTGGAAGTCATGGTGAATGTGCATGAAGTACGTCACGAGTACGAGAAACAAAGCCATGT ACGAGCTGCTCTAGCGGAAGAGTTGGCTGTGTTAAGACAAGTTGATGAGTTTGCAGTGAAAGGGTTAAGTCCTCCAAGAGGAAAAAATGGCTTTGCTAG GGCATCATCGTTGTCACCTAATGCAAGGACGGCGAGAATATCTTCGCTTGAGAACATGCTAGAGATATCTTCCAACTCTCTAGTGGCAATGGCGTCACAGCTTTCTGAGGCGGAAGAACGTGAGCGTGCCTTTACAAGCCGTGGCCGTTGGAACCAGCTAAGGTCAATGGGAGAGGCAAAGAACTTGCTTCAGTACATGTTCAACTCTCTTGCGGAAACAAG GTGCCAGTTGTGGGAGAAAGATGTGGAAATAAAAGAAATGAAAGATCAGTTTAAAGAAATTGTTGGCCTTCTGAGGCAGAGTGAGCTGAGAAGGAAAGAAGCTGAAAAGGAGGTTAAGTTAAGGGAGCAAGCACATGCAACTTCCTTAGCTTCATCTCCACTT GGAACCCCACCGAGTTCAGTGAAGCATTTAGCTGAGGACATGACCACACCTTCTCCAATGACTGTGCCAGCACAGAAACAGCTCAAATTCACTCCGGGGATTGCTAACGGCAAAGTGAAAGACTCAGCTGCATTTATTAATACAAACAAGAAG ATGGTACCAATGGGACAAGTATCGATGAGGAAACTATCCGCCATTGGACAACAGAGTGGGAAGCTTTGGAGGTGGAAGAGAAGTCATCACCAGTGGATTGTCCAATTCAAATGGAAGTGGCAAAAGCCATGGAGGCTCTCCGAGTGGATTAGGCACAGTGACGAAACACTTCTCAAGGCTAAATCTCGACATAAGGCTCTGCCTAAGAAGATCATGTGA